From a region of the Geothrix sp. 21YS21S-2 genome:
- a CDS encoding response regulator, whose amino-acid sequence MALRDHLSPYCSELTVLYVEDDGPSRMAMAARMRGLFKEVFQARDGREGLAAWRAKAPDIILTDHHMPGMTGLDMAAEIRKGGSKVPIIFITESMNNALLGQVIGLGIASILPKPVVPENLVQAFSLVVGLLEHDHLQRRTMEQDLALLQLRERYHENQQEMAFRKELSILENDFQGRSFTGPPGRGEWIAEVAYLPKDIMCGDSYSLRRLPDGSMLVFLADAMGKGLSAALTTSLAVYTFNLQVDRLAPGSLFSLGEFVREFITMIGRRLLEDEVLSLALVWLPCKRALLELASFGMPPMLLEGGDGPRKLPCNNPPLSPYTTDFSTRAHNLGDTRRILLYTDGLNEAGTPEGGLYRSRLEPDFREQAGRAAFLESFRKLVPSPEDDVTLLFLTRVDSEPLWQRHMTVESRLERVEEACQELEKCLETRTALAAEPRYEFSVAIREALLNAYEHGSLGIPGHLKAELLEGGLYFDHLLEREASPHPPVTVDLALTGEGGNRLLSVTIQDEGPGFATSLARLEKPDSLLLHGRGLRMIRKYTDAFHYNEQGNTLTLLKFYRE is encoded by the coding sequence GTGGCGCTCCGGGACCACCTAAGCCCCTACTGCAGCGAGCTCACCGTCCTCTACGTGGAGGACGACGGCCCCAGCCGGATGGCGATGGCCGCGCGCATGCGGGGCCTCTTCAAGGAGGTCTTCCAGGCCAGGGACGGCCGCGAGGGCCTGGCGGCATGGCGGGCCAAGGCGCCGGACATCATCCTCACGGACCATCACATGCCCGGCATGACGGGCCTGGACATGGCCGCGGAGATCCGGAAGGGCGGTTCGAAGGTCCCCATCATCTTCATCACCGAGTCCATGAACAATGCGCTCCTGGGGCAGGTCATCGGCCTGGGCATCGCCTCCATCCTCCCCAAGCCCGTGGTGCCGGAGAACCTTGTCCAGGCCTTCTCCCTGGTGGTGGGGCTGCTCGAGCACGACCACCTCCAGCGCAGGACCATGGAGCAGGACTTGGCGCTCCTCCAGCTGCGGGAGCGCTACCATGAGAACCAGCAGGAGATGGCCTTCCGGAAGGAGCTGAGCATCCTGGAGAACGACTTCCAGGGCCGGTCCTTCACGGGCCCCCCGGGCCGCGGGGAGTGGATCGCCGAGGTCGCCTACCTGCCCAAGGACATCATGTGCGGGGACAGCTACTCCCTGCGGCGCCTTCCGGACGGGAGCATGCTGGTGTTCCTCGCCGACGCCATGGGCAAGGGCCTCTCGGCCGCCCTCACCACCTCGCTGGCCGTCTACACCTTCAACCTCCAGGTGGACCGCCTGGCGCCGGGCAGCCTGTTCAGCCTCGGGGAGTTCGTGCGGGAATTCATCACCATGATCGGGCGGCGCCTCCTGGAGGACGAGGTGCTCAGCCTCGCGCTGGTCTGGCTCCCCTGCAAGCGGGCCCTGCTGGAGCTCGCCTCCTTCGGCATGCCCCCGATGCTGTTGGAAGGCGGGGACGGCCCCCGCAAGCTGCCCTGCAACAACCCGCCCCTCTCGCCCTACACCACCGACTTCAGCACCCGGGCCCACAACCTGGGCGACACCCGCCGCATCCTTCTCTACACCGACGGCCTCAACGAGGCCGGGACGCCGGAGGGCGGGCTCTACCGGAGCCGCCTGGAGCCCGATTTCAGGGAACAGGCAGGCCGGGCGGCATTCCTGGAATCCTTCCGGAAGCTGGTGCCCAGTCCGGAGGACGACGTGACCCTGCTCTTCCTCACCCGGGTGGATTCCGAGCCCCTCTGGCAGCGCCACATGACCGTGGAGAGCCGCCTGGAACGCGTGGAGGAGGCCTGCCAGGAGCTGGAGAAGTGCCTGGAGACCCGCACGGCCCTGGCCGCGGAACCCCGGTACGAGTTCAGCGTCGCCATCCGGGAGGCCCTTCTGAACGCCTACGAACACGGCTCCCTGGGGATCCCCGGCCACCTCAAGGCCGAGCTTCTGGAAGGCGGACTCTACTTCGACCACCTTCTCGAGCGGGAGGCCTCCCCCCACCCGCCCGTCACCGTGGACCTCGCCCTGACCGGGGAGGGCGGGAACCGCCTGCTTTCGGTCACCATCCAGGACGAAGGCCCCGGCTTCGCGACGTCCCTGGCCCGGCTCGAGAAACCGGACTCCCTCCTGCTCCATGGCCGCGGCCTGAGGATGATCCGGAAGTACACCGACGCATTCCATTACAATGAACAAGGCAATACCCTGACACTGCTCAAGTTCTATCGGGAGTGA
- a CDS encoding methyl-accepting chemotaxis protein: MNLLKLLKIRTRLLVIILGCSLALVCLGAAGVYYLRAMEATHGDVAANRIVAAEAMRVTLALLAFFIVCGAGVGLIISMSINSSLTLITRRMHDLAEGEGDLTQRITIAGADELSQLAGFINTFIHKAHATVAHSVATANETAASSNELSAISRELAGNVSSQCELAENSSNLMTDVARNLDVTEEMSITTTETLESTEKVLAAFVATLTEVGGVVIAEGEKQSRMATRMRELSEDAQGINSVLGIIAEIANQTNLLALNASIEAAHAREAGKGFAVVAEEIRKLAAKTQGSLVEININVKEVVDGIEAMCTETDRASLQMVSVSDRTRSLLEDAGTTGTKLRDSVATSSDLVRKTTYIATRTKDLIETMNSLVDLSNQNKDAAHGVEAVSTNLAAKSEDLRSSLSHFRVE; encoded by the coding sequence ATGAACCTGCTCAAGCTCCTGAAGATCCGTACGCGCCTGCTGGTCATCATCCTCGGATGCAGCCTCGCGCTCGTGTGTCTCGGAGCGGCCGGCGTCTACTACCTCCGGGCCATGGAGGCCACCCACGGCGACGTCGCGGCGAACCGGATCGTGGCCGCCGAGGCCATGCGCGTGACCCTGGCCCTGCTGGCCTTCTTCATCGTGTGCGGCGCGGGGGTGGGCCTGATCATCAGCATGAGCATCAATTCCTCCCTCACGCTGATCACCCGGCGCATGCATGACCTGGCCGAAGGCGAGGGCGACCTCACCCAGCGCATCACCATCGCGGGCGCCGACGAACTCAGCCAGCTGGCGGGCTTCATCAACACGTTCATCCACAAGGCCCACGCCACCGTGGCCCACTCCGTGGCCACCGCCAACGAGACGGCGGCCTCCAGCAACGAGCTCTCCGCCATCTCCCGGGAGCTGGCCGGCAACGTCTCGAGCCAGTGCGAGCTCGCCGAGAACAGCTCCAACCTCATGACCGACGTGGCGCGCAACCTCGACGTCACCGAGGAGATGTCCATCACCACCACCGAGACCCTGGAATCCACCGAGAAGGTCCTGGCGGCCTTCGTGGCCACCCTCACGGAGGTGGGGGGCGTGGTCATCGCCGAAGGAGAGAAGCAGTCCCGCATGGCGACCCGGATGCGCGAGCTGAGCGAGGACGCCCAGGGCATCAACAGCGTGCTGGGCATCATCGCCGAGATCGCCAACCAGACCAACCTGCTGGCCCTGAACGCCTCCATCGAGGCGGCCCACGCGCGGGAGGCCGGCAAGGGCTTCGCGGTGGTGGCCGAGGAGATCCGCAAGCTGGCCGCGAAGACCCAGGGCTCGCTCGTGGAGATCAACATCAACGTCAAGGAGGTCGTGGACGGCATCGAGGCCATGTGCACGGAGACGGACCGGGCCTCGCTCCAGATGGTGAGCGTGTCCGACCGCACCCGCAGCCTCCTGGAGGACGCCGGCACCACCGGCACCAAGCTCAGGGACTCCGTGGCCACCTCCTCGGACCTGGTGCGCAAGACCACCTACATCGCCACCCGCACCAAGGACCTCATCGAGACCATGAACAGCCTGGTGGACCTCTCCAACCAGAACAAGGACGCCGCCCACGGGGTGGAGGCGGTCTCCACGAACCTCGCCGCGAAGTCCGAGGACCTCCGCAGTTCCCTGAGCCACTTCCGGGTGGAATAG
- a CDS encoding low specificity L-threonine aldolase — protein sequence MHAPDAFPRGFASDNFAGVHPRIMDAIQACNHGHAMAYGEDAVTARARAAFDALLGREVATHFVFNGTGANVTALMAFARPYGAVLCSDVAHLCNDESTAPERFLGMRLVPLRSVDGKIDPGALAEALGRAHGVHGAVPVALTITQPTELGTVYTVAELATLVDLAHAHGLGVHVDGARLGCAVASAGVSACEMLAGVDALSFGGTKQGMLGGEAVVFLKPGLGPDYPYHQKHAMQLASKMRFTAAQFEALLEDGLWIENGRRANAAATALEAAVKDLPSVQVAFPVEANAVFARIPVPMLAPLQAETFFWPWDERAGLVRWMCAWDSMPEDAASFVAAIGRLEKG from the coding sequence TTGCACGCACCCGACGCCTTCCCCCGCGGTTTCGCCAGCGACAACTTCGCGGGGGTCCACCCCCGGATCATGGACGCCATCCAGGCCTGCAACCACGGCCACGCCATGGCCTACGGGGAGGACGCCGTGACCGCCCGGGCCCGGGCCGCCTTCGACGCGCTCTTAGGGCGGGAGGTGGCCACCCACTTCGTCTTCAACGGCACCGGCGCCAACGTGACGGCGCTCATGGCCTTCGCCAGGCCCTACGGGGCCGTGCTCTGCTCGGACGTGGCGCACCTCTGCAACGACGAGAGCACGGCCCCCGAGCGGTTCCTGGGCATGCGGCTCGTCCCCCTGCGCTCCGTGGACGGGAAGATCGACCCCGGGGCCCTGGCGGAGGCCCTGGGCCGCGCCCACGGCGTGCACGGCGCGGTTCCGGTCGCCCTCACCATCACCCAGCCCACGGAGCTGGGGACGGTCTACACCGTGGCCGAGCTCGCCACCCTGGTGGACCTGGCCCACGCCCACGGCCTGGGCGTGCACGTGGACGGGGCGCGCCTGGGCTGCGCCGTGGCCTCCGCGGGGGTGTCCGCCTGCGAGATGCTGGCGGGCGTGGACGCCCTGAGCTTCGGCGGCACCAAGCAGGGCATGCTGGGCGGGGAGGCCGTCGTCTTCCTCAAGCCCGGCCTGGGTCCCGACTATCCCTACCACCAGAAGCACGCCATGCAGCTGGCCTCCAAGATGCGCTTCACCGCCGCGCAGTTCGAGGCCCTCCTGGAGGACGGCCTCTGGATCGAGAACGGCCGCAGGGCCAATGCCGCGGCCACGGCCCTGGAGGCCGCGGTGAAGGACCTCCCCAGCGTCCAGGTGGCCTTCCCGGTGGAGGCCAACGCCGTCTTCGCCAGGATTCCCGTGCCGATGCTGGCGCCCCTGCAGGCCGAGACCTTCTTCTGGCCCTGGGACGAACGCGCGGGCCTGGTGCGCTGGATGTGCGCGTGGGACTCGATGCCGGAGGACGCGGCATCGTTCGTGGCGGCGATAGGGAGACTGGAAAAAGGATAA
- the secD gene encoding protein translocase subunit SecD, with protein sequence MTKRSLWRLIFTTLICGACAYFFVPLSKVRLGLDLKGGVHFELEVQGHEALEADLRDTRDRLLDRLHEKGFPEAVAHLEGMTVKAEGVPADRQAEAQKILNGFSGYDAAFSGDTLTLSQKAGYQKSLKDDANKRAQQIIENRINQFGVAEPEITPTGAEGNRIVVELPGVGDAERERIKGLLTTPGRLEQRLVAKQDTTNGIGWRTREEAMGHFAGHLPPGTELLPLPLSEREARREGKAFQAPAAGQPDPIRSWVLVEEKVYVDGADITKADPTVNSQTDQYEISYVLNKKGADDFYNLSGIASEENRRIAVVLDRKVVSVLWCKEKIPGGAVRITGQFSKEEADDFALKLKSGAMRASMKFLEERAMGPSLGADSIASGVRGALIGFLTVIGFMVFYYRWSGVNAVVALTVNIIVMLGLMGSFHAVITLPGIAGFALTVGMAVDANILIFERIREELGNGKSVAGAIQTGFDRVFWTIVDSHVTQLVSAILLFIFGTGPVKGFAVTLTVGVTASLFTSIYISRFIYDWILERHPGTRTLSI encoded by the coding sequence GTGACCAAGCGGAGCCTCTGGCGCCTGATCTTCACCACCCTGATCTGCGGCGCCTGCGCGTACTTCTTCGTCCCCCTCTCCAAGGTCCGACTGGGCCTTGACCTGAAGGGCGGCGTGCACTTCGAACTCGAGGTCCAGGGGCACGAGGCCCTCGAGGCCGACCTGCGTGACACCCGGGACCGCCTTCTGGACCGGCTCCACGAGAAGGGCTTCCCCGAGGCCGTGGCCCACCTGGAGGGCATGACCGTCAAGGCCGAGGGCGTCCCCGCGGACCGCCAGGCCGAGGCCCAGAAGATCCTCAACGGCTTCAGCGGCTACGACGCCGCCTTCTCCGGCGACACCCTGACCCTGAGCCAGAAGGCCGGATACCAGAAGAGCCTCAAGGACGACGCCAACAAGCGCGCCCAGCAGATCATCGAGAACCGCATCAACCAGTTCGGCGTGGCCGAGCCGGAGATCACCCCCACCGGCGCCGAGGGCAACCGCATCGTCGTCGAGCTCCCGGGCGTGGGCGACGCGGAACGCGAGCGCATCAAGGGCCTGCTCACCACCCCGGGCCGGCTCGAGCAGCGCCTGGTGGCCAAGCAGGACACCACCAACGGCATCGGCTGGCGCACCCGCGAGGAGGCCATGGGCCACTTCGCCGGCCACCTCCCCCCCGGCACCGAGCTCCTGCCCCTGCCCCTCTCCGAGCGCGAGGCCCGCCGCGAAGGCAAGGCCTTCCAGGCCCCCGCCGCCGGCCAGCCCGACCCCATCCGCTCCTGGGTCCTGGTGGAGGAGAAGGTCTACGTGGACGGCGCCGACATCACCAAGGCCGACCCCACCGTCAACTCCCAGACCGACCAGTACGAGATCAGCTACGTCCTGAACAAGAAGGGCGCCGACGACTTCTACAACCTCTCGGGCATCGCCTCGGAGGAGAACCGCCGCATCGCCGTGGTGCTGGACCGCAAGGTCGTGAGCGTGCTCTGGTGCAAGGAGAAGATCCCCGGCGGCGCCGTGCGCATCACCGGCCAGTTCTCCAAGGAGGAGGCCGACGACTTCGCCCTCAAGCTCAAGAGCGGCGCCATGCGCGCCAGCATGAAGTTCCTCGAGGAGCGGGCCATGGGCCCGAGCCTGGGCGCCGACTCCATCGCCTCGGGCGTGCGGGGCGCGCTCATCGGCTTCCTCACGGTCATCGGCTTCATGGTCTTCTACTACAGGTGGTCGGGCGTGAACGCCGTGGTGGCCCTCACGGTGAACATCATCGTGATGCTGGGCCTCATGGGCTCCTTCCACGCGGTCATCACCCTGCCCGGCATCGCCGGCTTCGCCCTCACCGTCGGCATGGCGGTGGACGCGAACATCCTGATCTTCGAGCGCATCCGCGAGGAACTGGGCAACGGCAAGTCCGTGGCGGGCGCGATCCAGACCGGCTTCGACCGGGTGTTCTGGACCATCGTGGACAGCCACGTCACCCAGCTGGTGTCGGCCATCCTCCTGTTCATCTTCGGCACGGGCCCCGTCAAGGGCTTCGCCGTGACCCTGACGGTGGGCGTCACGGCCTCCCTGTTCACCAGCATCTACATCAGCCGGTTCATCTACGACTGGATCCTGGAACGCCACCCCGGCACCAGGACCCTCTCCATCTAA
- the add gene encoding adenosine deaminase, protein MRKLTLEDIQRLPKTDLHVHLDGSLRLTTILELAQEQGVTLPGDTLETLRPFVEVGEECTSLVDYLKAFDVTLSVMQTYDSLVRTAYELAEDAAAENVRYLEVRYSPILHQQKGLTLHHIVQAVVEGLAKAEKEFNIKTGVILCGIRHISPELSNRLADLTVAFKNKGVVGFDLAGAEEDFPAKKHREAFSRVLANNINCTLHAGEAYGPESIHQAIHLCGAHRIGHGVRLIENGDLLNYVNDHRIPLECCPSSNVQTRAVRTMAEHPIRLFYDLGLRVTVNTDNRMVTRTTVSEEYLHLHETMGFTLDEIKELIIMGFKSAFLPYAVKRALLSDVVNELKSFQPHSLESKKEQL, encoded by the coding sequence ATGCGAAAACTCACTCTCGAAGACATCCAGCGCCTCCCCAAGACCGACCTGCACGTTCATCTGGACGGCAGCCTGCGTCTCACCACCATCCTCGAGCTGGCCCAGGAGCAGGGCGTGACCTTGCCGGGCGACACCCTCGAGACCCTGCGCCCCTTCGTGGAAGTGGGCGAGGAGTGCACCTCCCTGGTGGACTACCTGAAGGCCTTCGACGTCACCCTGTCGGTGATGCAGACCTATGACTCCCTGGTGCGCACGGCGTACGAACTGGCCGAGGACGCCGCGGCGGAGAACGTCCGCTACCTGGAGGTGCGCTACAGCCCCATCCTCCACCAGCAGAAGGGCCTGACGCTGCACCACATCGTGCAGGCGGTCGTGGAGGGCCTCGCCAAGGCGGAGAAGGAATTCAACATCAAGACCGGCGTCATCCTCTGCGGCATCCGGCACATCAGCCCCGAGCTGTCCAATCGCCTGGCCGACCTCACCGTCGCCTTCAAGAACAAGGGCGTCGTGGGCTTCGACCTGGCCGGCGCGGAGGAGGACTTCCCCGCCAAGAAGCACCGCGAGGCCTTCAGCCGCGTGCTGGCCAACAACATCAACTGCACCCTGCACGCCGGGGAGGCCTACGGGCCGGAGAGCATCCACCAGGCCATCCACCTCTGCGGCGCCCACCGCATCGGCCACGGCGTTCGCCTCATCGAGAACGGCGACCTGCTCAACTACGTGAACGACCACCGCATCCCCCTGGAGTGCTGCCCCTCCTCCAACGTGCAGACCCGGGCCGTGCGCACCATGGCCGAGCACCCGATCCGCCTCTTCTACGACCTCGGCCTGCGGGTGACGGTGAACACCGACAACCGCATGGTCACCCGCACCACCGTCAGCGAGGAGTACCTCCACCTGCACGAGACCATGGGCTTCACCCTGGACGAGATCAAGGAGCTCATCATCATGGGCTTCAAGAGCGCCTTCCTGCCCTACGCGGTGAAGCGGGCCCTGCTCTCGGACGTGGTGAACGAGCTGAAGTCCTTCCAGCCCCACAGCCTGGAAAGCAAGAAGGAACAGCTCTAG
- the ribA gene encoding GTP cyclohydrolase II: MAPKDSSSAPHLELGPESPLEVVTRFETESVPFVAKANVPSIFGKYVVYGFLEKMTGKEHLAIVSGDIDARKRVNVRIHSECWTGDVLGSLKCDCRAQLESALRYVGEHGGIVLYLRQEGRGIGLLNKLKAYALQEQGFDTVEANHELGFADDLRTYESAVEMLKFFGIRKVRLLTNNPRKIDALEGAGIHVQREAHQLASNPYNLKYLKTKANKSGHMLDFKEDPKL, from the coding sequence ATGGCCCCCAAAGACAGCAGCAGCGCCCCCCACCTGGAACTCGGCCCGGAATCCCCCCTGGAAGTGGTGACGCGCTTCGAGACCGAATCGGTCCCTTTCGTGGCCAAGGCCAACGTCCCTTCCATTTTCGGGAAGTACGTCGTCTACGGCTTCCTGGAGAAGATGACGGGCAAGGAGCACCTGGCCATCGTCTCCGGCGACATCGACGCCCGCAAGCGGGTGAACGTGCGCATCCACAGCGAGTGCTGGACGGGCGACGTGCTGGGCAGCCTCAAGTGCGACTGCCGGGCCCAGCTGGAATCCGCCCTTCGCTACGTGGGCGAGCACGGCGGCATCGTGCTCTACCTGCGCCAGGAGGGCCGCGGCATCGGCCTCCTGAACAAGCTCAAGGCCTACGCGCTCCAGGAGCAGGGCTTCGACACGGTGGAGGCCAACCATGAACTGGGCTTCGCGGACGACCTGCGGACCTATGAATCGGCCGTGGAGATGCTGAAGTTCTTCGGGATCCGGAAGGTGCGGCTGCTCACGAACAACCCCAGGAAGATCGACGCCCTCGAAGGGGCCGGGATCCACGTGCAGCGGGAAGCCCACCAGCTGGCGTCGAATCCCTACAACCTCAAGTACCTGAAGACCAAGGCCAACAAGTCGGGGCACATGCTGGACTTCAAGGAAGATCCGAAGCTGTAG
- the secF gene encoding protein translocase subunit SecF, with translation MKYSKVALILSWGVILACLLWIHPWKGADAHVKLGMQFTGGIDMMVAFKGNVHQEDVRNALYAGGVQQAAVVAYQDKPGVAMFSIKVKARKGQDEKDSTSQIKQITDALKSLDAKAASDHRLDLNTESVGAIVDTWMKANPLGVQGDETALRLAYEPWVDKVIKAREKASPMSDYNQLPSDLPGSLRASLEKDYRLGNLTILKNESFSPSISGEWTWKTLSAVGWALVAILVYVLFRFTLSFSVGGIVALIHDVLMALGLFVLFGFEFSVPVVASFLILIGYSMADTIVVFDRIRENSHKPEYRRVDIVKLVDDSINQTLSRTILTSMSVLFVAVCLFVWGGHALRDLAFPLVVGVITGTYSSIFIASPVVVFLDHQFGGKEKLKQHA, from the coding sequence ATGAAGTATTCGAAGGTCGCCCTGATCCTCTCCTGGGGCGTGATCCTCGCGTGCCTCCTGTGGATCCACCCCTGGAAGGGCGCCGACGCCCACGTCAAGCTCGGCATGCAGTTCACCGGCGGCATCGACATGATGGTGGCCTTCAAGGGCAACGTCCACCAGGAGGACGTGCGCAACGCCCTCTATGCCGGCGGCGTCCAGCAGGCCGCCGTGGTGGCCTACCAGGACAAGCCCGGCGTGGCCATGTTCTCCATCAAGGTCAAGGCCAGGAAGGGCCAGGACGAGAAGGACTCCACCTCGCAGATCAAGCAGATCACCGACGCCCTGAAGAGCCTGGACGCCAAGGCCGCCAGCGACCACCGCCTGGACCTGAACACCGAGAGCGTCGGCGCCATCGTCGACACCTGGATGAAGGCCAACCCTCTGGGCGTCCAGGGCGACGAGACCGCGCTTCGCCTGGCCTACGAGCCCTGGGTGGACAAGGTCATCAAGGCCCGCGAGAAGGCCAGCCCCATGTCCGACTACAACCAGCTCCCCTCCGACCTTCCAGGGTCCCTGCGGGCCAGCCTGGAGAAGGACTACCGCCTGGGCAACCTGACCATCCTGAAGAACGAGAGCTTCTCGCCCTCGATCTCCGGCGAGTGGACCTGGAAGACGCTGTCGGCCGTGGGCTGGGCCCTGGTGGCCATCCTCGTCTACGTCCTCTTCCGGTTCACCCTGAGCTTCTCGGTGGGCGGCATCGTGGCGCTGATCCACGACGTCCTCATGGCCCTGGGCCTGTTCGTCCTGTTCGGGTTCGAGTTCTCGGTGCCGGTGGTGGCGAGCTTCCTGATCCTCATCGGCTACTCCATGGCCGACACGATCGTGGTCTTCGACCGCATCCGCGAGAACAGCCACAAGCCCGAGTACCGCCGCGTGGACATCGTCAAGCTGGTGGACGACTCCATCAACCAGACCCTGAGCCGGACCATCCTCACGTCCATGTCCGTGCTCTTCGTCGCGGTGTGCCTCTTCGTCTGGGGCGGCCACGCCCTGCGCGACCTGGCGTTCCCCCTGGTCGTGGGCGTGATCACGGGCACCTACTCGTCGATCTTCATCGCGTCCCCCGTGGTCGTCTTCCTGGACCACCAGTTCGGCGGCAAGGAAAAGCTCAAGCAGCACGCCTAG
- a CDS encoding Fur family transcriptional regulator, which yields MSPNQTLPTRAPSTEAHRFEAYLRSKKLKLTGERMEILATIFRKDSHFDAEELHAELKTLGRDISRATVYRTLDLLVQCGLVRKSSLGSSHANYEAAHENEHHDHLICLACNKVFEFYRADLETLQDAICQERKFKPLHHSLQIFGLCIDCVDKTDENAIRTKVAQIHT from the coding sequence ATGTCCCCTAACCAGACGCTGCCCACCCGAGCTCCTTCCACGGAAGCCCATCGTTTCGAGGCCTATCTCCGGAGCAAGAAGCTCAAACTGACGGGCGAGCGGATGGAGATCCTCGCGACCATCTTCCGCAAGGACAGCCACTTCGATGCCGAGGAACTCCACGCGGAACTCAAGACACTGGGACGCGATATCAGCCGCGCCACCGTGTACCGCACCTTGGATCTCCTGGTGCAATGCGGTCTCGTGCGCAAGAGCAGCCTGGGCTCGAGCCACGCCAACTACGAAGCGGCGCATGAGAATGAGCATCATGATCACCTGATCTGCCTGGCCTGCAACAAGGTCTTCGAGTTCTACCGCGCCGACCTGGAGACGCTCCAGGACGCCATCTGCCAGGAGCGGAAGTTCAAGCCCCTGCATCACAGCCTGCAGATCTTCGGCCTGTGCATCGACTGCGTGGACAAGACGGACGAGAACGCCATCCGCACGAAGGTCGCGCAGATCCATACCTAG
- a CDS encoding DUF421 domain-containing protein, with protein sequence MTALPVGVSLWKLGQPWWEFALRAVLVYGFLLVILRLTGKRQVGQLSPFDLVLLLILSNAVQNSMNAGDNTVAAGFILAGTLVGLNSLVSWLTYRSKKVQRFVEGNPLVLVHNGKILQSVLDSEEVTQHELMAALRAAGLSSLEEVHVAILETNGHISVIPKPT encoded by the coding sequence ATGACCGCCCTGCCCGTGGGCGTGAGCCTCTGGAAGCTCGGTCAGCCCTGGTGGGAGTTCGCCCTCCGGGCCGTCCTGGTCTACGGCTTCCTCCTGGTGATCCTCCGTCTCACCGGCAAGCGCCAGGTGGGCCAGCTCTCGCCCTTCGACCTGGTGCTGCTCCTGATCCTGTCCAACGCCGTGCAGAACAGCATGAACGCCGGCGACAACACGGTGGCCGCGGGGTTCATCCTGGCCGGGACCCTGGTGGGGCTCAATTCCCTGGTGAGCTGGCTCACCTACCGCAGCAAGAAGGTGCAGAGGTTCGTGGAAGGCAACCCGCTGGTGCTCGTGCACAACGGGAAGATCCTCCAGTCCGTCCTGGATTCGGAGGAGGTCACGCAGCACGAGCTGATGGCCGCCCTGCGCGCCGCGGGCCTGAGCAGCCTGGAGGAGGTCCACGTGGCCATCCTGGAGACCAACGGGCACATCAGCGTGATACCCAAGCCGACCTGA
- a CDS encoding bifunctional oligoribonuclease/PAP phosphatase NrnA gives MLNRFNAFLENQDRILLTTHENPDGDGIGAMVGLAHYLKARGKDVRIVVHPHLPDFLGFMDPGGWVEALDLEGRHRELAAWPGAWIIVDASEPHRLGPLLPAFQATSAVTACLDHHLKDAPAGFAQEFTDPTASASAELVYDLAVAHMPLPLPAPMADALYAGVVEDTGNFRFSNATPKVHRMAAQLIEQGVAPARIYQNLYHQGRLQKLRLTGRAFDKLELLAEGRYARISLTQADLDACGADHDDMETLVNRPLELRGVEVSCLLYQLADGRIKASLRSRERANVNQVCRRFGGGGHRLASGAKLDGPLSKAQNEMDAAVLAQLEADLA, from the coding sequence TTGCTGAACCGCTTCAATGCCTTTCTCGAGAACCAGGACCGGATCCTGCTGACCACCCATGAGAATCCGGATGGCGACGGCATCGGCGCCATGGTGGGCCTGGCCCACTACCTGAAGGCCAGGGGAAAGGACGTACGCATCGTCGTGCACCCCCATCTCCCGGATTTCCTTGGGTTCATGGACCCCGGGGGCTGGGTGGAGGCCCTGGACCTGGAAGGCCGGCACCGGGAACTGGCCGCCTGGCCCGGCGCCTGGATCATCGTGGACGCCTCCGAGCCCCACCGCCTGGGTCCCCTGCTCCCCGCCTTCCAGGCCACCTCGGCCGTCACCGCCTGCCTGGACCACCACCTGAAGGACGCCCCCGCGGGGTTCGCCCAGGAGTTCACCGATCCCACGGCCTCCGCCAGCGCCGAACTGGTGTACGACCTGGCGGTGGCCCACATGCCACTCCCCCTGCCCGCTCCCATGGCCGACGCCCTGTACGCCGGCGTCGTGGAGGACACCGGCAACTTCCGTTTCTCCAACGCCACCCCCAAGGTGCACCGCATGGCGGCCCAGCTCATCGAGCAGGGCGTGGCGCCGGCCCGCATCTACCAGAACCTCTACCACCAGGGGCGGCTGCAGAAGCTCCGGCTGACCGGCCGGGCCTTCGACAAGCTGGAGCTCCTGGCCGAGGGCCGCTATGCCCGCATCAGCCTCACCCAGGCCGACCTGGACGCCTGCGGCGCGGACCATGACGACATGGAGACCCTCGTGAACCGCCCCCTGGAGCTGCGGGGCGTGGAGGTGTCCTGCCTTCTATACCAGCTGGCCGACGGGCGCATCAAGGCGAGCCTCCGGTCCAGAGAGCGAGCGAATGTGAACCAGGTCTGCCGCCGCTTCGGCGGAGGCGGCCACCGGCTCGCTTCGGGCGCCAAGCTGGACGGCCCCCTGTCCAAGGCCCAGAATGAGATGGACGCCGCCGTGCTCGCCCAGTTGGAGGCCGACCTCGCCTGA